One Echeneis naucrates chromosome 16, fEcheNa1.1, whole genome shotgun sequence DNA window includes the following coding sequences:
- the zfpm1 gene encoding zinc finger protein ZFPM1 isoform X3 yields MDEVKRKDEEEWSQWKGPDDLELSEKDSNTKVVASRDLPLGKVWGPYPGMVQLDTNRDDQETENSKLTRVCEDPNCWISQLPVTSDPSAANCSIYSQGKDLFCKVTTELAAGERLLASLSTPPGCSSSTLAQPCPPLSLMAKKQPAVKEEPLHPAALRSDIQLLPQQAGMAAILATAVVNKDIFPCKDCGIWYRSERNLQAHLMYYCASRLKQPDAAPSPPQDKPKESYPNERICPFPQCNKSCPSASSLEIHMRTHSGERPFVCLICLSAFTTKANCERHLKVHTDTLNGLCHGCGFISTTRDILYSHLVTSHMVCQPGSRSEVYSPGPGLPKLPLSTGLSPGDSGVVLKCQVCGHNSDSPAQLQQHVRTHLEVRVPAERSCTPRQMTPSLVDVPQLQLSPHERERLACVPEPDSSSPGANGGSATPRDYSPLDTVPTTDRKIKQEPHSDSEIDEKQMEAKEDEEDEEIDEEEEDQEERRKTNEVQTPTSSRQKSDSSKNPATVTVKAEPTSPTPGSSPAHGGSTGSVLPGGAMFLPQYMFNPEAAILPQASEILAKMSEMVHSRLKQGQKVPQNNPAAFFPTGPTASTATATPPQKGATCFECDITFNNINNFYAHKRLYCSSRHQAEGATSASGPGSTRDAAPATVPSSGAHSSSASPQGGAASRASSVSPVDSETPAGVGTTEPGRAVEVRTDTPQGREGIASSSEGEGGGANVGGGGVGGRASEGSQSPASGSAEDLEDDPNRTFCEACNIRFSRHDNYTVHKRFYCASRHDPSNQRAVHMAKAPTAAAFLPQPIRTRKRKKMYEIHMARTEALATAAAAAAAAATAAASAPSPSVLGLAVKQEVSPNTTGSSSPEGDGPIDLSKRPRLRDVQQHSSNNILPALPLTDYHKCTACSISFNSIENYLAHKTYYCPATTLQPHTLEQLHRLKRSTSTSPKSRPQQEHTDLLHPVESKVLPAEWVAQSQGTSSSPHSSAFPASDAASPPHSTTTTMAATPGAGAKGTGASSPQVACPYCPNGPIACDLMEHFKNTHSLVVTLQPPEEVLPQPLNAVSLSPSSSPSLSPRDSAVATTFTTPVSQLVSQVNRDNINGQAISGTSSPISPLLNGSPSPQGGSPPASSPMPVSPPRAPSLTLSPVPEVLRETVGTSLHPDKVAATVAANPIPTPQPAPIPGPKSTVISPVQNGNSRFCRLCNIKFSSLSTFIAHKKYYCSSHSSEHVK; encoded by the exons AATTCCAAGTTGACACGAGTGTGTGAAGATCCAAATTGTTGGATTAGTCAACTCCCTGTAACCTCTGATCCCTCAGCTGCAAACTGTAGCATCTACAGCCAAG GTAAAGATTTATTCTGTAAGGTGACCACAGAGCTTGCGGCCGGTGAAAGACTGCTGGCTTCCCTGTCAACTCCTCCCGGCTGCTCCTCCTCAACACTTGCTCAGCCCTGTCCTCCGCTCAGCCTGATGGCCAAGAAACAACCTGCTGTAAAGGAGGAGCCTCTACACCCAGCAGCACTGCGCTCAGACATTCAGCTCCTCCCACAGCAAGCTGGCATGGCCGCCATTTTGGCCACTGCAGTGGTCAACA AGGACATTTTCCCATGCAAGGACTGTGGGATCTGGTATCGCAGTGAGAGGAATCTGCAGGCTCACCTTATGTACTACTGTGCCAGCCGTCTGAAGCAACCAGATGCAGCCCCATCCCCACCCCAAGACAAACCGAAGGAGTCCTACCCAAATGAACGTATCTGCCCCTTCCCACAGTGCAATAAGAGCTGCCCCAGTGCCAGCTCACTGGAGAtccacatgcgcacacacagtg GTGAACGACCATTTGTctgtctcatctgtctctctgccttcaCCACTAAAGCAAACTGTGAGCGTCACCTTAAggtccacacagacacactgaatggGTTATGTCATGGCTGTGGCTTTATTTCCACCACTCGTGACATCCTCTACAGCCACCTGGTCACTAGCCACATGGTCTGCCAACCTGGGTCTCGCAGTGAGGTGTACTCCCCGGGACCAGGCCTTCCCAAGCTACCCCTGTCAACTG GTCTCAGCCCAGGAGACTCTGGTGTGGTGCTGAAGTGTCAAGTGTGTGGGCATAACTCAGATTCCCCTGCCCAACTTCAACAGCATGTACGCACCCACCTAGAGGTCAGGGTCCCAGCAGAAAGGAGCTGCACCCCTCGCCAAATGACTCCATCACTGGTCGATGTCCCCCAGCTCCAGCTTTCCCCACATGAGAGAGAGCGCCTAGCCTGTGTTCCTGAGCCAGATTCATCCAGCCCAGGTGCAAATGGTGGTTCAGCCACACCGCGGGACTACAGTCCTCTTGATACTGTCCCCACCACTGACCGGAAAATCAAACAGGAGCCTCATTCAGACTCAGAGATAGATGAGAAGCAAATGGAGGCtaaggaagatgaagaggacgAGGAGAtcgatgaagaggaggaggatcaagaagaaagaaggaagacaaATGAGGTGCAAACACCCACTTCATCCAGGCAGAAATCAGACTCTTCAAAGAATCCTGCCACCGTAACTGTAAAGGCAGAACCAACTAGTCCTACTCCAGGTTCTAGCCCTGCTCATGGGGGAAGTACAGGGTCAGTTCTTCCTGGAGGAGCAATGTTCTTGCCTCAGTATATGTTTAACCCTGAAGCAGCCATTTTGCCTCAGGCCTCTGAGATACTGGCTAAAATGTCAGAGATGGTCCACAGTCGTCTGAAGCAGGGCCAGAAAGTCCCTCAGAACAACCCAGCAGCCTTCTTCCCCACTGGACCGACTGCAAGCACAGCAACAGCCACCCCACCTCAAAAAGGAGCTACCTGCTTTGAGTGTGATATTACTTTCAATAACATCAATAACTTCTATGCACATAAGAGGCTCTACTGCTCCAGTAGGCACCAAGCAGAGGGTGCAACCTCAGCTTCAGGCCCTGGATCAACGAGGGATGCTGCCCCTGCTACGGTGCCTTCCAGTGGCGCACACAGCTCATCTGCATCTCCTCAGGGTGGAGCAGCAAGTAGAGCGtcctctgtttctcctgttGACTCTGAAACACCTGCTGGGGTTGGAACAACAGAACCCGGGAGAGCAGTGGAAGTGAGGACAGATACCCCtcaggggagagagggaataGCATCATCTTCTGAGGGGGAAGGCGGAGGAGCAAACGTAGGAGGAGGGGGTGTTGGAGGAAGAGCAAGTGAAGGTAGCCAGAGTCCTGCTAGTGGTTCTGCTGAGGATCTAGAGGATGATCCCAATAGAACCTTCTGTGAGGCCTGCAATATCCGCTTCAGCCGTCATGACAACTACACTGTTCACAAACGCTTCTACTGTGCGTCACGCCATGACCCATCCAACCAACGTGCTGTACACATGGCAAAGGCACCCACTGCAGCAGCCTTTCTTCCCCAGCCCATCCGTACACGCAAGCGAAAGAAGATGTACGAAATTCATATGGCCAGAACTGAAGCCTTAGCtactgctgccgctgctgcagctgctgctgccacagctgctgcctctgcccCGTCTCCCTCTGTTCTTGGCTTGGCAGTGAAGCAAGAGGTTTCTCCCAACACAACAGGCAGCTCCAGCCCTGAAGGAGATGGCCCGATTGACCTGAGCAAAAGACCCCGCCTGAGAGATGTTCAACAGCACAGTAGTAATAATATTCTTCCTGCCCTGCCTCTTACAGACTATCACAAGTGCACTGCCTGCAGTATTAGCTTCAACAGCATTGAGAACTATCTGGCTCATAAAACCTACTATTGCCCTGCCACCACACTCCAGCCCCATACCTTAGAGCAGCTCCACAGGCTCAAGAGATCAACCTCTACCTCTCCCAAAAGCAGGCCTCAGCAGGAGCACACAGATCTCCTGCACCCTGTCGAGTCCAAAGTGCTCCCTGCTGAATGGGTTGCTCAGTCTCAAGGCACATCATCCAGTCCCCATTCCTCTGCCTTCCCTGCCTCTGATGCCGCATCTCCTCCCCATAGTACCACCACCACAATGGCAGCCACCCCAGGAGCTGGGGCCAAAGGTACAGGTGCCAGTTCCCCTCAGGTGGCCTGCCCATACTGCCCAAATGGGCCTATTGCATGTGATCTGATGGAACACTTCAAGAATACCCACAGCCTTGTCGTGACCCTTCAGCCACCTGAGGAGGTCTTACCCCAGCCTCTCAATGCAGTTAGCCTCAGCCCCAGCTCCAGCCCCAGCCTTAGCCCCAGAGATAGTGCTGTTGCAACCACTTTCACAACCCCAGTTTCGCAACTGGTGTCCCAAGTTAACAGAGACAACATTAATGGGCAGGCCATAAGTGGAACCTCGTCTCCCATCTCCCCACTGCTAAATGGCAGCCCTTCTCCTCAGGGTGGATCACCTCCAGCCAGCTCACCTATGCCCGTGTCACCTCCAAGAGCTCCCTCTCTGACTTTGTCACCTGTGCCTGAGGTCCTGAGGGAGACGGTGGGGACATCCCTCCATCCAGACAAGGTAGCTGCAACTGTGGCTGCCAACCCCATCCCCACGCCCCAGCCTGCCCCCATCCCCGGCCCTAAATCCACAGTGATCTCCCCTGTCCAGAATGGCAACTCTCGCTTCTGTCGGCTCTGTAATATCAAGTTCAGCAGCCTCTCCACCTTCATAGCTCATAAGAAATACTACTGCTCTTCTCACAGTTCAGAACATGTCAAGTGA
- the zfpm1 gene encoding zinc finger protein ZFPM1 isoform X4, which translates to MVQLDTNRDDQETENSKLTRVCEDPNCWISQLPVTSDPSAANCSIYSQGKDLFCKVTTELAAGERLLASLSTPPGCSSSTLAQPCPPLSLMAKKQPAVKEEPLHPAALRSDIQLLPQQAGMAAILATAVVNKDIFPCKDCGIWYRSERNLQAHLMYYCASRLKQPDAAPSPPQDKPKESYPNERICPFPQCNKSCPSASSLEIHMRTHSGERPFVCLICLSAFTTKANCERHLKVHTDTLNGLCHGCGFISTTRDILYSHLVTSHMVCQPGSRSEVYSPGPGLPKLPLSTGLSPGDSGVVLKCQVCGHNSDSPAQLQQHVRTHLEVRVPAERSCTPRQMTPSLVDVPQLQLSPHERERLACVPEPDSSSPGANGGSATPRDYSPLDTVPTTDRKIKQEPHSDSEIDEKQMEAKEDEEDEEIDEEEEDQEERRKTNEVQTPTSSRQKSDSSKNPATVTVKAEPTSPTPGSSPAHGGSTGSVLPGGAMFLPQYMFNPEAAILPQASEILAKMSEMVHSRLKQGQKVPQNNPAAFFPTGPTASTATATPPQKGATCFECDITFNNINNFYAHKRLYCSSRHQAEGATSASGPGSTRDAAPATVPSSGAHSSSASPQGGAASRASSVSPVDSETPAGVGTTEPGRAVEVRTDTPQGREGIASSSEGEGGGANVGGGGVGGRASEGSQSPASGSAEDLEDDPNRTFCEACNIRFSRHDNYTVHKRFYCASRHDPSNQRAVHMAKAPTAAAFLPQPIRTRKRKKMYEIHMARTEALATAAAAAAAAATAAASAPSPSVLGLAVKQEVSPNTTGSSSPEGDGPIDLSKRPRLRDVQQHSSNNILPALPLTDYHKCTACSISFNSIENYLAHKTYYCPATTLQPHTLEQLHRLKRSTSTSPKSRPQQEHTDLLHPVESKVLPAEWVAQSQGTSSSPHSSAFPASDAASPPHSTTTTMAATPGAGAKGTGASSPQVACPYCPNGPIACDLMEHFKNTHSLVVTLQPPEEVLPQPLNAVSLSPSSSPSLSPRDSAVATTFTTPVSQLVSQVNRDNINGQAISGTSSPISPLLNGSPSPQGGSPPASSPMPVSPPRAPSLTLSPVPEVLRETVGTSLHPDKVAATVAANPIPTPQPAPIPGPKSTVISPVQNGNSRFCRLCNIKFSSLSTFIAHKKYYCSSHSSEHVK; encoded by the exons AATTCCAAGTTGACACGAGTGTGTGAAGATCCAAATTGTTGGATTAGTCAACTCCCTGTAACCTCTGATCCCTCAGCTGCAAACTGTAGCATCTACAGCCAAG GTAAAGATTTATTCTGTAAGGTGACCACAGAGCTTGCGGCCGGTGAAAGACTGCTGGCTTCCCTGTCAACTCCTCCCGGCTGCTCCTCCTCAACACTTGCTCAGCCCTGTCCTCCGCTCAGCCTGATGGCCAAGAAACAACCTGCTGTAAAGGAGGAGCCTCTACACCCAGCAGCACTGCGCTCAGACATTCAGCTCCTCCCACAGCAAGCTGGCATGGCCGCCATTTTGGCCACTGCAGTGGTCAACA AGGACATTTTCCCATGCAAGGACTGTGGGATCTGGTATCGCAGTGAGAGGAATCTGCAGGCTCACCTTATGTACTACTGTGCCAGCCGTCTGAAGCAACCAGATGCAGCCCCATCCCCACCCCAAGACAAACCGAAGGAGTCCTACCCAAATGAACGTATCTGCCCCTTCCCACAGTGCAATAAGAGCTGCCCCAGTGCCAGCTCACTGGAGAtccacatgcgcacacacagtg GTGAACGACCATTTGTctgtctcatctgtctctctgccttcaCCACTAAAGCAAACTGTGAGCGTCACCTTAAggtccacacagacacactgaatggGTTATGTCATGGCTGTGGCTTTATTTCCACCACTCGTGACATCCTCTACAGCCACCTGGTCACTAGCCACATGGTCTGCCAACCTGGGTCTCGCAGTGAGGTGTACTCCCCGGGACCAGGCCTTCCCAAGCTACCCCTGTCAACTG GTCTCAGCCCAGGAGACTCTGGTGTGGTGCTGAAGTGTCAAGTGTGTGGGCATAACTCAGATTCCCCTGCCCAACTTCAACAGCATGTACGCACCCACCTAGAGGTCAGGGTCCCAGCAGAAAGGAGCTGCACCCCTCGCCAAATGACTCCATCACTGGTCGATGTCCCCCAGCTCCAGCTTTCCCCACATGAGAGAGAGCGCCTAGCCTGTGTTCCTGAGCCAGATTCATCCAGCCCAGGTGCAAATGGTGGTTCAGCCACACCGCGGGACTACAGTCCTCTTGATACTGTCCCCACCACTGACCGGAAAATCAAACAGGAGCCTCATTCAGACTCAGAGATAGATGAGAAGCAAATGGAGGCtaaggaagatgaagaggacgAGGAGAtcgatgaagaggaggaggatcaagaagaaagaaggaagacaaATGAGGTGCAAACACCCACTTCATCCAGGCAGAAATCAGACTCTTCAAAGAATCCTGCCACCGTAACTGTAAAGGCAGAACCAACTAGTCCTACTCCAGGTTCTAGCCCTGCTCATGGGGGAAGTACAGGGTCAGTTCTTCCTGGAGGAGCAATGTTCTTGCCTCAGTATATGTTTAACCCTGAAGCAGCCATTTTGCCTCAGGCCTCTGAGATACTGGCTAAAATGTCAGAGATGGTCCACAGTCGTCTGAAGCAGGGCCAGAAAGTCCCTCAGAACAACCCAGCAGCCTTCTTCCCCACTGGACCGACTGCAAGCACAGCAACAGCCACCCCACCTCAAAAAGGAGCTACCTGCTTTGAGTGTGATATTACTTTCAATAACATCAATAACTTCTATGCACATAAGAGGCTCTACTGCTCCAGTAGGCACCAAGCAGAGGGTGCAACCTCAGCTTCAGGCCCTGGATCAACGAGGGATGCTGCCCCTGCTACGGTGCCTTCCAGTGGCGCACACAGCTCATCTGCATCTCCTCAGGGTGGAGCAGCAAGTAGAGCGtcctctgtttctcctgttGACTCTGAAACACCTGCTGGGGTTGGAACAACAGAACCCGGGAGAGCAGTGGAAGTGAGGACAGATACCCCtcaggggagagagggaataGCATCATCTTCTGAGGGGGAAGGCGGAGGAGCAAACGTAGGAGGAGGGGGTGTTGGAGGAAGAGCAAGTGAAGGTAGCCAGAGTCCTGCTAGTGGTTCTGCTGAGGATCTAGAGGATGATCCCAATAGAACCTTCTGTGAGGCCTGCAATATCCGCTTCAGCCGTCATGACAACTACACTGTTCACAAACGCTTCTACTGTGCGTCACGCCATGACCCATCCAACCAACGTGCTGTACACATGGCAAAGGCACCCACTGCAGCAGCCTTTCTTCCCCAGCCCATCCGTACACGCAAGCGAAAGAAGATGTACGAAATTCATATGGCCAGAACTGAAGCCTTAGCtactgctgccgctgctgcagctgctgctgccacagctgctgcctctgcccCGTCTCCCTCTGTTCTTGGCTTGGCAGTGAAGCAAGAGGTTTCTCCCAACACAACAGGCAGCTCCAGCCCTGAAGGAGATGGCCCGATTGACCTGAGCAAAAGACCCCGCCTGAGAGATGTTCAACAGCACAGTAGTAATAATATTCTTCCTGCCCTGCCTCTTACAGACTATCACAAGTGCACTGCCTGCAGTATTAGCTTCAACAGCATTGAGAACTATCTGGCTCATAAAACCTACTATTGCCCTGCCACCACACTCCAGCCCCATACCTTAGAGCAGCTCCACAGGCTCAAGAGATCAACCTCTACCTCTCCCAAAAGCAGGCCTCAGCAGGAGCACACAGATCTCCTGCACCCTGTCGAGTCCAAAGTGCTCCCTGCTGAATGGGTTGCTCAGTCTCAAGGCACATCATCCAGTCCCCATTCCTCTGCCTTCCCTGCCTCTGATGCCGCATCTCCTCCCCATAGTACCACCACCACAATGGCAGCCACCCCAGGAGCTGGGGCCAAAGGTACAGGTGCCAGTTCCCCTCAGGTGGCCTGCCCATACTGCCCAAATGGGCCTATTGCATGTGATCTGATGGAACACTTCAAGAATACCCACAGCCTTGTCGTGACCCTTCAGCCACCTGAGGAGGTCTTACCCCAGCCTCTCAATGCAGTTAGCCTCAGCCCCAGCTCCAGCCCCAGCCTTAGCCCCAGAGATAGTGCTGTTGCAACCACTTTCACAACCCCAGTTTCGCAACTGGTGTCCCAAGTTAACAGAGACAACATTAATGGGCAGGCCATAAGTGGAACCTCGTCTCCCATCTCCCCACTGCTAAATGGCAGCCCTTCTCCTCAGGGTGGATCACCTCCAGCCAGCTCACCTATGCCCGTGTCACCTCCAAGAGCTCCCTCTCTGACTTTGTCACCTGTGCCTGAGGTCCTGAGGGAGACGGTGGGGACATCCCTCCATCCAGACAAGGTAGCTGCAACTGTGGCTGCCAACCCCATCCCCACGCCCCAGCCTGCCCCCATCCCCGGCCCTAAATCCACAGTGATCTCCCCTGTCCAGAATGGCAACTCTCGCTTCTGTCGGCTCTGTAATATCAAGTTCAGCAGCCTCTCCACCTTCATAGCTCATAAGAAATACTACTGCTCTTCTCACAGTTCAGAACATGTCAAGTGA